The Lonchura striata isolate bLonStr1 chromosome 12, bLonStr1.mat, whole genome shotgun sequence genome includes a region encoding these proteins:
- the LOC110469952 gene encoding semaphorin-3D, with amino-acid sequence MWAVPGHWLPLATLLLCLLLQQLGSSRAWKQHAPRLRLTYKDLLKSNSSRLLLASGDEMDFQALLVDEDRAWLMVGAKNHIFLLHLDHPSREPEKIFWPAPREQVEHCQLAGKNVETECANFIRLLQPFNQSHVFACGTGSYQPVCAFIQLGARGKGARAPRMQLVTHSLESGRGRCPYSPHEPFTGLLMGGELYSGTSSDFMGSSAAFFRTWVHGAEQSYIRTEQNQDHWLHEPTFVGAYAIPDTYNPHDDKVYIFFRETAMDAGHWEQRHIHARVARVCKNDVGGKRSLINRWSTFLKARLVCSIPGPQGTETHFDQLEDVFLLRTRDPQNPLVFGLFTVSSGVFSGSAVCIYSMAAVRAAFSGPFAHKEGFDYRWVEYKGRVPYPRPGTCPSETYDPLLQSTKDFPDELISFMRSHQLMWEPVYPQGRQPVLLRVNVPYRLRRLLVHRLDAESREYDVLFLGTDDGKVLKVALAGGVSRGPEVISLEEISVTKVPSPILDMKLSPKRQELFVSSTHGLLQLPLYRCELYGKTCTDCCLARDPYCTWDGKTCAPHLLTEKRRARCQDVLKSDPLSQCQDTAEGRAAVEKVVFGVEKNSTFLECLARSPQVTIRWLVRRGEETAPSEVRNNGHFLVLEQGLLIRQLSREDVGTYECQAVERSFSRLLSRYSLRVIRHEATELPPYKRSRAVEPGGTHQSPRPRIDLHPGSKGFPRALGAPGTSLDAYCNALRLQERQRQRAWHKWQHPSPDSKNGRVRRHPQRL; translated from the exons ACCTGCTGAAATCCAACAGCTCTCGGCTGCTGCTGGCCTCAGGGGATGAGATGGATTTCCAGGCTCTCTTGGTGGATGAAGACAGAGCCTGGCTGATGGTGGGAGCAAAAAACCATATCTTCCTTCTCCACCTGGACCATCCCAGCAGAGAGCCTGAGAAG ATTTTCTGGCCAGCCCCCAGGGAGCAGGTTGAGCACTGCCAGCTGGCAGGGAAGAACGTGGAG ACGGAGTGTGCCAACTTCATCCGCCTCCTGCAGCCCTTCAACCAGAGCCACGTGTTCGCCTGTGGCACCGGCTCCTACCAGCCTGTCTGTGCCTTCATCCAGCTGGGAGCCCGGGGGAAG GGTGCCAGGGCTCCCCGCATGCAGTTGGTGACCCACTCCTTGGAATCGGGGCGAGGACGATGCCCCTACAGCCCCCACGAACCCTTCACGGGACTCCTCATGG GTGGGGAGCTGTACTCGGGCACCTCCAGTGACTTCATGGGCAGCAGCGCTGCCTTCTTCCGGACCTGGGTGCACGGGGCCGAGCAGAGCTACATCCGCACGGAGCAGAACCAGGACCACTGGCTGcacg AGCCCACGTTTGTTGGTGCCTATGCCATCCCTGATACCTACAACCCCCACGATGATAAAGTCTACATCTTCTTCCGTGAGACGGCCATGGACGCTGGGCATTGGGAGCAGCGGCACATCCACGCCAGGGTGGCCAGGGTCTGCAAG AACGATGTTGGAGGGAAGCGCAGCCTCATCAACCGCTGGAGCACGTTCCTGAAGGCCCGCCTGGTGTGTTCCatccccgggccccagggcactGAGACCCACTTCGACCAATTGG AGGATGTTTTCCTCCTGcgcacccgggacccccagaacccccttGTCTTTGGGCTCTTCACAGTCTCCAG CGGTGTCTTCAGTGGCTCTGCCGTCTGCATCTACTCCATGGCTGCCGTGAGAGCTGCCTTCAGCGGCCCCTTCGCGCACAAGGAGGGATTCGACTACCGCTGGGTGGAATACAAGGGCCGCGTCCCCTACCCCCGCCCCGGCACG TGCCCCAGCGAGACGTACGACCCCCTCCTGCAGTCCACCAAGGACTTCCCCGACGAGCTGATCAGCTTCATGCGCAGCCACCAGCTGATGTGGGAGCCCGTGTACCCGCAGGGCCGGCAGCCCGTGCTGCTCCGGGTCAACGTGCCGTACCGGCTGCGGCGGCTGCTGGTGCACCGGCTGGACGCGGAGAGCCGGGAATACGACGTGCTCTTCCTCGGCACAG ATGACGGCAAAGTCCTGAAGGTGGCCCTGGCCGGCGGGGTGAGCCGCGGCCCCGAGGTGATCAGCCTGGAGGAGATCAGCGTCACTAAG GTACCTTCTCCCATCCTGGACATGAAGTTATCACCAAAGCGG caggagctgtttgTGAGCAGCACCCacgggctgctccagctcccccTGTACCGCTGCGAGCTCTACGGCAAAACCTGCACCGACTGCTGCCTGGCCAGGGATCCCTACTGCACCTGGGACGGCAAGACCTGCGCCCCACACCTGCTCACCGAGAAGAG GCGTGCCCGCTGCCAGGACGTGCTGAAATCTGACCCGCTCAGCCAGTGCCAGGACACGGCAGAGG ggagagccGCGGTGGAGaaggtggtttttggggtggagAAGAACTCGACCTTCCTCGAGTGCCTGGCGCGCTCCCCGCAGGTCACGATCCGCTGGCTGGTGCGGCGCGGCGAGGAGACAGCCCCGAGCGAG GTCAGGAACAACGGGCATTTCTTGGTGCTGGAGCAAGGGCTGCTGATCCGCCAGCTGTCGAGGGAGGACGTGGGCACCTACGAGTGCCAGGCGGTGGAACGCTCCTTCTCCCGGCTCCTCAGCCGGTACAGCCTCCGCGTCATCAGGCATGAGGCCACGGAGCTGCCGCCGTACAAACGGAGCAGGGCGGTTGAGCCGGGCGGGACCCACCAGAGCCCCCGGCCCCGGATTGACCTGCACCCGGGCTCCAAGGGCTTCCCGCGGGCCCTGGGGGCACCGGGCACCAGCCTGGACGCCTACTGCAACGCCCTGCGGCTGCAggagcggcagcggcagcgAGCCTGGCACAAGTGGCAGCACCCGTCCCCCGACAGCAAGAACGGCCGGGTGCGGAGGCACCCGCAGCGCctgtga